The sequence below is a genomic window from Bdellovibrio bacteriovorus.
AATGGCCCAAAAACATCCGCTTAGCTATTGGCGAAGAGGGACCTGGATTTAGTGGCCTTAAAGGCTTAAAGCGCTTATCAGTCGCTACTCAAAGCGTGGAATCCTTGAATGCGACGGTGGCGGCAAGCATTGCTCTTTTCAGCTATTCTGTTTCTCAGAAATAAGCTTCCCCTGAAGGCAGCTTATTTACACAGTAAACTTTTGATTTCAGCTTCAGGGATCTGTTGGGTCATCTGACAGATCTTTTGATCTAAGACTCCGTAAACATCCCAATTTGAAAACAAAGTCTCAGCACGGCCTTTGGTCACGCCGATTTGCTTCCACTGAGTCCCGACTCGAGCAAATAATGGTGCCCCACTATCACCGGGCTGTACGCGCGATGTGGATTTAGACTCATAAGTGCTAGAGCTTTTTGTAATACGATCTAAGCGTGCCATTCTTTTTGTGTCCGTCGTTGCGATTTCTTCGATTGGATTGATCGTAACAACTGTCGGCCAGTAATTGATCAACTGCGAATGAATCGACGGCAATTCCCTCTGAGCAACAATTTGAGTGAATTGAAAATCTGCTTTCAGCGCCAATGGCTTTTCAAAAACAACAATCGCGATATCCTCCGCAGGACCGATTCGCAAACGCAAGCCTTGCACATCCAAACGGCGTTTAAGATCCGCGGAATATATAAATCTCGCTTTCACAGTCTCACGGTATTTTGTCATATAGCCGATGCGGCGAGTTTCGCCTGTCGGCGCTTTACGATAGATGTATTCACCGACTTGGATGTCGATTTCCCAGGACTTCAAAACTTCGGATTGATAAACACAGTGGGCCGCGGTCACCATCACTCGGTCCGACAAAAGATTTCCATTACACATGCCGGAAACAGTGTCTTTGCTGTCGGGGTCATATCCTAAGGCGCTGAAGAAAACGACGGATTCAAGCTCTGGCGTTTCCGCAGGAACGGCATTAGTTAAAGCCCAAGATTGTGTCGCTAGCAGCATGGTGAATAAGAAAATCTTCATAGAGCCCCCTCTGAAAGAAGGAGCTATTTCAGCTCTCAAGCCAGGTCACCAAAAAAGGCGGCGATGACACCCGTGATCACCGCCAATGTTCATTAATTAGATTTGA
It includes:
- a CDS encoding trypsin-like serine peptidase, with the translated sequence MKIFLFTMLLATQSWALTNAVPAETPELESVVFFSALGYDPDSKDTVSGMCNGNLLSDRVMVTAAHCVYQSEVLKSWEIDIQVGEYIYRKAPTGETRRIGYMTKYRETVKARFIYSADLKRRLDVQGLRLRIGPAEDIAIVVFEKPLALKADFQFTQIVAQRELPSIHSQLINYWPTVVTINPIEEIATTDTKRMARLDRITKSSSTYESKSTSRVQPGDSGAPLFARVGTQWKQIGVTKGRAETLFSNWDVYGVLDQKICQMTQQIPEAEIKSLLCK